The proteins below come from a single Marinifilum sp. JC120 genomic window:
- the modA gene encoding molybdate ABC transporter substrate-binding protein: protein MKRLSALILTLLLALPFSANAADLMVAQAANFMPAMQEIIPAFKKSSGLEVLATYTSTGKLYAQIVNGAPFDLFLAADERRPQILYRDGLAETPFVYAKGKVVLWSKDKNKIEKSWQKTIMDGKFQKIAIANTETAPYGTAAMVALQQAKLWDLVKPKLVFAQTIAQTFQFASTGAADAGFCAYSSMFTPAGKKGGFVVVKEAPPVIQAACILKSSEHKEVARKFVKFLSGPEASAIKKKYGYD, encoded by the coding sequence ATGAAACGACTCAGCGCACTCATCCTGACCCTACTGCTGGCCCTGCCTTTTTCGGCAAACGCTGCCGACCTCATGGTCGCACAGGCTGCCAATTTCATGCCCGCCATGCAAGAAATCATCCCGGCCTTCAAAAAAAGCAGCGGACTTGAAGTTCTGGCCACTTACACCTCCACCGGAAAATTGTACGCCCAGATAGTAAACGGCGCGCCTTTTGATCTGTTTCTGGCAGCAGATGAACGCCGCCCCCAGATACTTTATCGTGACGGACTGGCTGAAACTCCATTTGTCTACGCTAAAGGTAAAGTGGTTCTCTGGTCCAAGGACAAAAATAAAATTGAAAAGAGCTGGCAAAAAACCATCATGGACGGAAAATTTCAAAAGATCGCTATTGCCAACACGGAGACAGCTCCTTACGGCACCGCCGCCATGGTTGCTCTGCAACAAGCCAAACTCTGGGATCTGGTCAAGCCGAAACTTGTCTTTGCCCAGACCATTGCCCAGACCTTTCAATTTGCTTCCACCGGAGCTGCTGACGCCGGATTCTGCGCATACTCATCCATGTTCACCCCCGCAGGCAAAAAAGGCGGTTTTGTGGTCGTAAAAGAAGCCCCCCCGGTAATTCAGGCCGCCTGCATTCTCAAATCCTCAGAACACAAGGAAGTGGCCCGAAAATTCGTAAAATTCCTGTCCGGTCCCGAAGCATCCGCCATCAAGAAAAAATACGGATACGACTAA
- a CDS encoding TOBE domain-containing protein, whose translation MALSVSYAYAGSGKKFKPVTHFFKNVTARRVIQVRNKGTENQDSQTSESRLAPAEVFDVPENILHLSGRDLSILEEEFRGWKDGATRADYVRSRTRAFCLFLVLRHSGAKLGEILGLDEREAVDLDRAVVLLGRKGHSREVPLPQSVCRELKGLIDGPMGSGLEGELFHLDPGYVRRIFYERAESCGLERKKGAPSVLRRSRAVEMLRNGVPLGVVRKVLGQSSADLAAVYQEWSSGDVKNIVRRMALEENALKSSARNTFIGQVSSVRRDGILADVEFETAEGFTISSVITLESLYKLDLEPGISVSATVKAPLVAVRPLKGKGISSRNCVRAKVTSIKQTEVLAEVSGESAAGTQMCALVTSWSIEEEGLFEGADVEFCFKALSVVLHAV comes from the coding sequence TTGGCTTTATCAGTGTCCTATGCTTATGCAGGGAGCGGTAAAAAATTCAAACCGGTCACGCATTTTTTTAAAAACGTGACTGCTCGAAGGGTTATTCAAGTGAGAAACAAAGGTACCGAAAATCAGGATTCACAGACCTCAGAGAGTAGGCTTGCTCCCGCAGAAGTGTTTGATGTTCCTGAGAATATCCTCCATCTCAGCGGTCGGGATCTTTCTATTCTGGAAGAAGAATTCCGTGGCTGGAAGGATGGGGCAACACGCGCGGATTACGTCCGCTCCCGCACAAGGGCTTTTTGTCTGTTCCTCGTGCTCAGGCATAGCGGGGCCAAGCTTGGTGAGATTCTGGGGCTTGATGAGCGTGAGGCGGTTGATCTCGATCGGGCGGTTGTTCTGCTTGGACGGAAAGGGCATAGCCGCGAAGTTCCCCTGCCGCAATCTGTCTGCCGGGAGCTTAAGGGGTTAATTGATGGGCCCATGGGATCAGGACTTGAGGGGGAGCTTTTTCATCTTGATCCCGGCTATGTGCGTCGTATTTTTTACGAGCGGGCCGAGTCTTGCGGGCTTGAGCGCAAAAAGGGTGCTCCTTCGGTTTTGCGCCGTTCAAGGGCCGTGGAAATGCTGCGCAATGGTGTGCCGCTGGGCGTGGTGCGTAAGGTTCTCGGACAGTCTTCAGCCGATCTTGCGGCAGTCTATCAGGAATGGTCATCCGGGGACGTAAAGAACATTGTCCGCCGTATGGCTCTTGAGGAAAACGCGCTTAAATCCAGTGCCCGTAATACTTTTATAGGGCAGGTCAGCTCCGTGCGCCGTGATGGAATTTTGGCCGATGTTGAATTCGAGACCGCCGAAGGTTTTACTATCAGTTCAGTCATCACCCTTGAAAGTCTTTACAAACTTGATCTGGAACCGGGAATTTCTGTTTCCGCTACAGTGAAAGCCCCGTTGGTGGCTGTGCGTCCTCTAAAGGGAAAAGGAATCAGTTCCCGTAATTGTGTTCGGGCCAAAGTAACATCCATCAAGCAGACTGAAGTGCTGGCTGAAGTCTCTGGGGAATCCGCCGCAGGGACCCAGATGTGTGCGCTGGTCACATCATGGTCTATTGAAGAGGAAGGACTGTTTGAAGGGGCTGATGTGGAATTTTGCTTTAAGGCTTTGTCTGTGGTTTTGCACGCGGTGTAA